In a single window of the Streptacidiphilus sp. P02-A3a genome:
- a CDS encoding 2OG-Fe(II) oxygenase, with translation MTTRQDSAPEQRSPLSEDAIWRLPVTVCRITQFLGARTSGTLLERAVAATGDTLRPSTVDNQEVIPEIRRSRSAAHFAAPELLAAVHEVLPAVEHTLGVDCRHTEPEYSLNVHNDGDFYRSHQDTTPAHAPRRLLTFVYYLHRTPRPFTGGELRVFDAALPLHTGTTGDWRQRTWRDWEPEHDSIVFFLPTAWHEVRPVVCPTGRHRDSRFALNGWLCSPEPAPRQNP, from the coding sequence ATGACCACCCGTCAGGACAGCGCTCCGGAGCAGCGGTCGCCGCTGAGCGAGGACGCGATCTGGCGACTGCCGGTGACCGTCTGCCGGATCACCCAGTTCCTGGGCGCGCGGACCAGCGGCACCCTGCTGGAGCGCGCCGTCGCCGCCACCGGCGACACCCTGCGGCCCTCCACGGTCGACAACCAGGAGGTGATCCCCGAGATCCGCCGCTCCCGGTCCGCCGCGCACTTCGCCGCGCCCGAACTGCTGGCGGCCGTCCACGAGGTGCTGCCGGCGGTCGAGCACACGCTGGGCGTCGACTGTCGGCACACCGAACCCGAGTACAGCCTCAACGTGCACAACGACGGCGACTTCTACCGCTCGCACCAGGACACCACCCCCGCGCACGCCCCGCGCCGCCTGCTCACCTTCGTCTACTACCTGCACCGCACCCCGCGCCCCTTCACCGGCGGCGAACTCCGCGTCTTCGACGCCGCCCTGCCGCTGCACACCGGGACCACCGGCGACTGGCGGCAACGCACCTGGCGCGACTGGGAACCCGAACACGACAGCATCGTCTTCTTCCTCCCCACCGCCTGGCACGAGGTCCGCCCGGTCGTCTGCCCGACCGGCCGTCACCGCGACAGCCGCTTCGCCCTCAACGGCTGGCTCTGCAGCCCGGAACCGGCCCCCCGCCAGAACCCGTGA
- a CDS encoding tail fiber domain-containing protein, which translates to MRIFHRRSRPAAPTAPTATPTATPDLAAATAPAPVGAGGPVNGYALLETVAALPVSSWRYLWEPENVRHLGPMAQDWQAAFGFNQDPTSIPVVDGLGVTLVCVQALHRRVEELSAEVARLREAATVRSEPEGSSR; encoded by the coding sequence ATGCGGATCTTCCACCGGCGGTCCCGACCGGCCGCCCCCACGGCCCCGACCGCGACCCCGACCGCGACCCCGGATCTGGCAGCGGCCACGGCCCCGGCCCCGGTCGGAGCGGGCGGCCCGGTCAACGGCTACGCGCTGCTGGAGACCGTGGCCGCGCTGCCGGTCAGCAGCTGGCGCTACCTCTGGGAGCCCGAGAACGTGCGCCACCTCGGCCCGATGGCCCAGGACTGGCAGGCCGCCTTCGGCTTCAACCAGGACCCCACCAGCATCCCCGTCGTCGACGGGCTCGGCGTCACCCTGGTCTGCGTCCAGGCCCTGCACCGCCGCGTGGAAGAACTCAGCGCCGAAGTGGCCCGCCTGCGCGAGGCCGCGACCGTTCGCTCCGAGCCGGAGGGCAGCAGCCGATGA
- a CDS encoding RHS repeat domain-containing protein: MVFSLAPQGSGRGTAKVSLDYSSFAQLYGGGYGSRLSLVQLPACVLTTPQIASCQRQTPLQSSNNASVETVSAQVALGGAAAQPMVLAAVSGGSAGDGGGPSGNYSATTLKASGSWAEGGSTGSFTYSYPIAAPQAPSAVVPNLALSYDSGSVDGQTSATQAQSSWVGDGWSLPQSFIEQSYTSCADNPEGTASPSKTSDECWDGWNLTLSLNGSSTALVYNATKDTFVPEDGDGDVVTHVTGSNNGSKTYNTDYWTVTERNGEEFEFGRNELPGWASGKATTNSVDYTQVYSAHSGDPCYSSSGFSASGCVMAYRWNLDYVKDVHGDAMAYYYDQSTNSYGKDNTTTPVSYIRDSYLDHVDYGFADGNAYGTVPDKVTFATGDRCVLGTSSCDPLNSTTKANWPDVPFDLVCSSTTTCSAHAPSYFSTVRLTSIATEQYSVAQAKYLPVDSWALDQTMPVTGDGNATLWLQSITHTGSDAQGGGSSTPIAMPSVAFGAVDLPNRVDTVTDGLPPLYRFRINSITNESGSVTGVDYELTSPCTGPVTLTASANTSSCYPVYWTPQGYSAPFLDWFNKYAVQEVTETDPTGGAPVMATSYQYANPAWHFDDNEVVEAKYRTYGEWRGYGDVKTFTGDGVNDPRTESEAHYYQGMSDDNDSTTVNVTDSQGGTHDDTDQLAGQTLESTSYLGAGGPVDSSEITSYWVSDPLATQSQSGLPALTANVVGPVETWSRQAITDTGSTSWRIKESDTTYDATLTDTDFGLATEVYTHTVPVNTAYDQCTSTTYALANTTLNLVGLQSGSEEDSVACGGFTEGATSSVPGSVNTLTAPGTVARPAQVVSATRTFYDDPTDAKTWPQPTLTFPQTTAPSLGMVSISQTASGYSGGAFTWQTTKAQVMDSIGRVTDSYDADGKDTKSAYTLNSLGLVTASTTTNALGQTTSTTLDTARGLALTSTDANGVVTTSDYDTLGRVTSVWEDSRATTSPANEVYTYLVSDTGVTATTTQTLNDEAGYTLSTVIYDALLRPRQTQTSTPQGGRLVTDTFYDTRGWKSATYNGWWDSTTGPNTTLVSAANLKDEVPNQDYYTYDGLGRVVVDSSEKDNVVVSTTTTVHNGDRTTVIPPSGGTVTATVTDPLGRTSELDSYSTAPTLNTPANTFTGIWTVSGGTQVPTTYGYDGQGQQTTVTAGGSTWTTTYNALGQATAKSDPDAGTSTMVYDPMGSLVQTTDSRGRTISYTYDALGRKTAEYDAASTAQSSANEINSWVYDNSNNAVAGMTDPIGQTTTTTAYSNGAAYTTQSLGFNVFGESLGETVTIPSAEGALAGSYTFQDAYTANTGLLDAVRSPAAGGLPQETVTSTYTTALDLPSGLAGASPYAQSTDYDAYGHITQETIGSIGSEAYLTNTYDPHTNRLTDQLVTGETATPTDIDNEAYSYDLDGNITAQTETRAGSSASSETQCYQYDGLDHLTQAWTATDSCAATPTTGNSATVGDGIASGAYWTSWTYDALGNRQSETDYSTTGGTATTTNDSYNGAGGSVNQPHTLTSTSTTGAGTGSTAYGYDTAGDMTSRTTPSTGSQTLNWNDAGQLSSITGGTAGNSSFVYDADGSVLLEKDPGTTTLYLPSEQLALNTGTGSAAGTVVGTRYYTLPGGGAAVRTGYSATNSSSNAFEITDQHGTSDLYLDSTAQVPTWRQFTPFGAPRGTTTSWLDNRGFLNAPNDSSTGLTLVGAREYDPDTGRFLSLDPLFEATSLQQLNGYSYAGGNPITHSDPSGLMYFQDGVGAGSLQALEHQWAVLAESSRQSTPVSHTVQHYDYLPGEGYPDITNSYSAERQGSQFYIPRNWWLTTTNDHAGRGPLLSTSGLWATGCDSSIFCSISNNTLLYGSGAFGGTIPFLNAPKVRTVAQALVTAGQNTRTHPGAVTLENAARGGTPEERVAAKAATFSSEMSGAANDVSPLLTKFGYGASAAGGVAAGWGEWDATHNWLKTAAVATSDTGVNVASGAIGASAGGFLAGVATTSVEGAELGTVVGPWGTVVGAAGGAIVGAAAGFVADNGVNWVINNIF, encoded by the coding sequence GTGGTCTTCAGTCTCGCCCCGCAGGGCTCGGGCCGGGGTACGGCCAAGGTCAGCCTGGACTACTCGTCCTTCGCCCAGCTGTACGGCGGCGGCTACGGCTCCCGGTTGAGCCTGGTCCAGCTGCCCGCCTGTGTGCTGACGACACCTCAGATAGCTTCCTGCCAGCGGCAGACGCCGCTCCAGTCGAGCAACAACGCCTCGGTCGAGACGGTCAGCGCGCAGGTGGCGCTCGGCGGAGCCGCGGCGCAGCCGATGGTCCTCGCCGCAGTCAGCGGCGGTTCCGCCGGTGACGGCGGTGGGCCGTCCGGCAACTACTCGGCGACGACGCTGAAGGCCTCGGGTTCGTGGGCCGAGGGCGGCTCCACGGGTTCGTTCACCTACAGCTACCCGATCGCCGCCCCGCAGGCTCCGTCGGCGGTCGTGCCGAACCTCGCGCTGAGTTACGACTCGGGGTCGGTGGACGGGCAGACCTCGGCGACCCAGGCCCAGTCCTCCTGGGTCGGTGACGGCTGGTCACTGCCGCAGTCCTTCATCGAGCAGTCCTACACGTCCTGCGCGGACAACCCCGAGGGCACGGCCTCGCCGTCGAAGACCTCCGACGAGTGCTGGGACGGCTGGAACCTGACGCTGTCGCTGAACGGCAGCTCGACGGCCCTGGTCTACAACGCGACCAAGGACACGTTCGTCCCGGAGGACGGCGACGGTGACGTGGTCACCCACGTCACCGGCTCCAACAACGGCTCCAAGACCTACAACACCGACTACTGGACCGTCACCGAGCGCAACGGTGAGGAGTTCGAGTTCGGCCGCAACGAGCTGCCGGGGTGGGCGTCGGGCAAGGCGACCACGAACTCGGTGGACTACACGCAGGTGTACTCGGCGCACTCGGGCGACCCCTGCTACAGCAGTTCGGGTTTCTCCGCCTCGGGCTGTGTGATGGCGTACCGGTGGAACCTGGACTACGTCAAGGACGTGCACGGGGACGCGATGGCGTACTACTACGACCAGTCGACGAACTCGTACGGCAAGGACAACACCACCACGCCGGTCAGCTACATCCGGGACTCGTACCTGGACCACGTCGACTACGGCTTCGCCGACGGCAACGCCTACGGCACCGTTCCGGACAAGGTCACCTTCGCCACCGGTGACCGCTGCGTGCTGGGCACCTCCAGTTGCGACCCGTTGAACTCGACCACCAAGGCCAACTGGCCGGACGTGCCGTTCGACCTGGTCTGCTCCTCCACCACGACCTGTTCCGCACATGCCCCCTCGTACTTCTCCACGGTGCGGTTGACCTCGATCGCGACCGAGCAGTACTCGGTGGCGCAGGCGAAGTACCTGCCGGTGGACTCCTGGGCGCTGGACCAGACGATGCCGGTGACCGGGGACGGCAACGCCACCCTGTGGCTCCAGTCGATCACCCACACCGGCTCCGACGCCCAGGGCGGGGGATCCAGCACACCGATCGCGATGCCCTCGGTGGCCTTCGGTGCGGTGGACCTGCCGAACCGGGTGGACACGGTGACCGACGGGTTGCCGCCGCTGTACCGGTTCCGGATCAACTCGATCACCAACGAGTCCGGTTCGGTGACCGGGGTGGACTACGAGCTGACCAGTCCGTGCACCGGTCCGGTCACTCTCACCGCGTCCGCGAACACCTCCTCCTGCTACCCGGTGTACTGGACGCCGCAGGGCTACAGCGCGCCGTTCCTGGACTGGTTCAACAAGTACGCGGTGCAGGAGGTCACCGAGACCGACCCGACCGGCGGCGCGCCGGTGATGGCCACCTCGTACCAGTACGCGAACCCCGCCTGGCACTTCGACGACAACGAGGTGGTCGAGGCCAAGTACCGTACCTACGGCGAGTGGCGCGGCTACGGGGACGTCAAGACGTTCACCGGTGACGGGGTCAACGATCCGCGGACCGAGTCCGAGGCGCACTACTACCAGGGCATGTCGGACGACAACGACAGCACCACCGTCAACGTCACCGACTCCCAGGGCGGCACCCACGACGACACCGACCAGCTGGCCGGGCAGACCCTGGAAAGCACCTCGTACCTGGGTGCCGGTGGGCCGGTGGACTCGTCGGAGATCACCTCGTACTGGGTGTCGGACCCGCTCGCCACGCAGAGCCAGAGCGGGTTGCCCGCCCTGACCGCCAACGTCGTCGGACCGGTGGAGACCTGGAGCCGTCAGGCGATCACCGACACCGGCTCGACCAGCTGGCGGATCAAGGAGAGCGACACCACCTACGACGCGACCCTGACCGACACCGACTTCGGCCTCGCCACCGAGGTCTACACGCACACGGTGCCGGTGAACACGGCCTACGACCAGTGCACCAGCACCACCTACGCGCTCGCCAACACCACGCTGAACCTGGTCGGCCTGCAGTCCGGCAGCGAGGAGGACTCGGTCGCCTGCGGCGGGTTCACCGAGGGCGCCACCAGCAGTGTTCCGGGCAGCGTGAACACGCTGACCGCGCCGGGCACGGTCGCGCGCCCGGCCCAGGTGGTCTCCGCCACCCGGACGTTCTACGACGACCCGACCGACGCCAAGACCTGGCCGCAGCCGACGCTGACCTTCCCGCAGACCACCGCGCCCTCACTGGGCATGGTCTCGATCAGCCAGACCGCCTCCGGGTACAGCGGTGGCGCCTTCACCTGGCAGACCACCAAGGCGCAGGTGATGGACAGCATCGGCCGGGTGACGGACAGCTACGACGCGGACGGCAAGGACACCAAGTCCGCCTACACCCTCAACAGCCTCGGTCTGGTCACCGCCAGCACCACGACCAACGCCCTCGGCCAGACCACCTCGACCACCCTGGACACCGCCCGTGGCCTGGCACTGACCAGCACCGACGCCAACGGCGTGGTGACCACCTCGGACTACGACACGCTGGGCCGGGTCACCTCGGTCTGGGAGGACTCGCGGGCGACCACGAGCCCGGCGAACGAGGTCTACACGTATCTGGTCTCGGACACGGGGGTGACCGCGACGACGACGCAGACGCTGAACGACGAGGCCGGGTACACGCTGTCGACGGTGATCTACGACGCGTTGCTGCGGCCGAGGCAGACCCAGACCTCCACCCCGCAGGGCGGGCGGCTGGTCACCGACACCTTCTACGACACCCGTGGCTGGAAGTCGGCCACCTACAACGGCTGGTGGGACTCGACGACCGGGCCGAACACCACGCTGGTGTCGGCGGCGAACCTCAAGGACGAGGTGCCGAACCAGGACTACTACACCTACGACGGCCTGGGCCGGGTGGTGGTCGACTCCTCGGAGAAGGACAACGTGGTGGTCTCCACCACCACGACCGTCCACAACGGCGACCGCACCACCGTCATCCCGCCCAGCGGCGGCACGGTCACGGCCACGGTCACCGACCCGCTGGGCCGGACCAGTGAGCTGGACAGCTACAGCACCGCGCCGACGCTGAACACCCCGGCCAACACCTTCACCGGGATCTGGACCGTGTCCGGCGGCACGCAGGTGCCCACCACCTACGGCTACGACGGGCAGGGGCAGCAGACCACGGTCACCGCCGGTGGCAGCACCTGGACCACCACCTACAACGCGCTGGGCCAGGCCACCGCCAAGTCGGACCCGGACGCGGGCACGTCCACCATGGTCTACGACCCGATGGGCAGCCTGGTGCAGACCACCGACTCGCGCGGCAGGACGATCAGCTACACCTACGACGCGCTCGGCCGGAAGACCGCCGAGTACGACGCCGCCAGCACCGCCCAGTCCAGCGCCAACGAGATCAACTCGTGGGTCTACGACAACAGCAACAACGCGGTGGCCGGGATGACCGACCCGATCGGCCAGACCACCACGACCACCGCGTACAGCAACGGCGCCGCGTACACCACCCAGTCGCTGGGGTTCAACGTCTTCGGTGAGTCCCTCGGCGAGACGGTGACCATCCCCTCCGCCGAGGGGGCGCTGGCGGGCTCGTACACCTTCCAGGACGCGTACACCGCCAACACCGGCCTGCTGGACGCGGTGCGTTCACCGGCCGCCGGCGGCCTGCCGCAGGAGACCGTCACCAGCACCTACACCACCGCGTTGGACCTCCCCTCCGGCCTGGCCGGGGCGAGCCCCTACGCGCAGTCCACCGACTACGACGCCTACGGCCACATCACCCAGGAGACCATCGGGTCGATCGGCAGCGAGGCGTACCTCACCAACACCTACGACCCGCACACCAACCGGCTCACCGACCAGCTGGTCACCGGTGAGACGGCGACCCCGACCGACATCGACAACGAGGCCTACAGCTACGACCTGGACGGGAACATCACCGCCCAGACCGAGACCCGAGCCGGATCCAGCGCCAGCAGCGAGACCCAGTGCTACCAGTACGACGGCCTGGACCACCTCACCCAGGCCTGGACCGCCACCGACTCCTGCGCGGCCACGCCCACCACGGGCAACTCCGCCACCGTCGGCGACGGCATCGCCAGCGGCGCGTACTGGACCAGCTGGACCTACGACGCACTGGGCAACCGCCAGAGCGAGACCGACTACTCCACCACCGGCGGTACCGCCACCACGACGAACGACAGCTACAACGGCGCCGGGGGCAGCGTCAACCAGCCGCACACGCTGACCTCCACCAGCACCACCGGAGCCGGCACCGGCAGCACCGCCTACGGCTACGACACCGCCGGCGACATGACCAGCCGGACCACCCCCAGCACCGGCAGCCAGACCCTGAACTGGAACGACGCCGGGCAGCTGAGCTCCATCACCGGCGGCACCGCCGGGAACAGCAGCTTCGTCTACGACGCCGACGGCAGTGTGCTGCTGGAGAAGGACCCCGGTACCACCACCCTCTACCTGCCCAGCGAGCAGCTCGCGCTGAACACCGGTACCGGCAGCGCGGCGGGCACCGTCGTCGGCACCCGCTACTACACCCTGCCCGGCGGCGGCGCGGCCGTGCGGACCGGCTACTCGGCCACCAACAGCAGCAGCAACGCCTTCGAGATCACCGACCAGCACGGCACCAGCGACCTCTACCTCGACTCCACCGCGCAGGTGCCGACCTGGCGCCAGTTCACCCCGTTCGGAGCGCCGCGCGGCACCACCACCAGCTGGCTGGACAACCGCGGCTTCCTGAACGCCCCCAACGACAGCAGCACCGGCCTGACCCTCGTCGGCGCCCGTGAGTACGACCCCGACACCGGCCGATTCCTCAGCCTCGACCCGCTCTTCGAGGCCACCAGCCTGCAACAGCTCAACGGCTACAGCTACGCGGGCGGCAACCCGATCACCCACAGCGACCCGAGCGGCCTGATGTACTTCCAGGACGGCGTGGGCGCGGGCAGCCTCCAGGCCCTCGAACACCAGTGGGCCGTGCTCGCGGAGAGCTCCCGGCAGAGCACGCCGGTCAGCCACACCGTCCAGCACTACGACTACCTCCCGGGCGAGGGCTACCCCGACATCACCAACTCCTACTCGGCGGAGCGCCAGGGCAGCCAGTTCTACATCCCGAGGAACTGGTGGCTGACCACGACCAACGACCATGCCGGGCGCGGGCCGTTGCTCTCGACCAGCGGTCTGTGGGCGACGGGGTGCGACAGCAGTATCTTCTGCTCGATCTCCAACAACACCCTGCTCTACGGCTCCGGGGCCTTCGGCGGGACGATCCCGTTCCTGAACGCCCCGAAGGTACGCACGGTGGCTCAGGCGCTGGTGACCGCGGGACAGAACACCAGGACGCATCCCGGTGCGGTCACTCTGGAGAACGCCGCCCGTGGGGGGACGCCGGAGGAGCGGGTGGCGGCCAAGGCCGCCACGTTCAGCAGCGAGATGAGCGGCGCTGCCAATGACGTCAGCCCGCTGCTGACCAAGTTCGGCTACGGCGCCTCCGCGGCCGGCGGCGTCGCGGCCGGATGGGGCGAATGGGACGCCACCCACAACTGGTTGAAGACCGCGGCCGTGGCCACGAGCGACACGGGCGTGAACGTGGCGTCCGGTGCGATAGGTGCCTCTGCCGGTGGTTTCCTCGCGGGGGTGGCCACCACCAGCGTCGAGGGAGCCGAGCTCGGGACCGTCGTCGGGCCCTGGGGTACCGTGGTGGGCGCCGCTGGTGGTGCCATCGTGGGAGCGGCGGCGGGCTTCGTCGCCGACAACGGCGTGAACTGGGTCATCAACAACATCTTCTGA
- a CDS encoding ribonucleotide-diphosphate reductase subunit beta, which yields MTTPANATKNLLDPGFELTLRPMRYPDFYEHYRNAIKNTWTVEEVDLHSDVADLAKLSADERHLLGRLVAFFATGDSIVSNNLVLTLYKHINSPEARLYLSRQLFEEAVHVQFYLTLLDTYLPDPEDRNAAFAAVENIPSIREKAQFCFRWINEVEKLDALRTQADRRRFLLNLICFAACIEGLFFYGAFAYVYWFRSRGLLHGLATGTNWVFRDESMHMDFAFQVVDTVRAEEPELWDDELSAQVTAMLEEAVEAELQFARDLCGDGLPGMNTDSMREYLQCVADQRLVRLGLPVRYGSENPFGFMELQGVQELTNFFERRVSAYQVAVEGSVSFDDDF from the coding sequence ATGACCACCCCTGCCAACGCGACGAAGAACCTGCTCGACCCGGGCTTCGAACTGACCCTGCGTCCGATGCGCTACCCGGACTTCTACGAGCACTACCGCAACGCCATCAAGAACACCTGGACCGTGGAGGAGGTGGACCTGCACTCGGACGTGGCCGACCTGGCCAAGCTCAGCGCGGACGAGCGGCACCTGCTGGGCCGCCTGGTCGCCTTCTTCGCGACCGGCGACTCCATCGTCTCCAACAACCTGGTGCTGACCCTGTACAAGCACATCAACTCGCCCGAGGCGCGGCTGTACCTGTCCCGCCAGCTGTTCGAGGAGGCCGTGCACGTCCAGTTCTACCTGACCCTGCTGGACACCTACCTGCCCGACCCGGAGGACCGCAACGCGGCCTTCGCGGCGGTCGAGAACATCCCCTCCATCCGCGAGAAGGCCCAGTTCTGCTTCCGCTGGATCAACGAGGTGGAGAAGCTGGACGCACTGCGGACGCAGGCCGACCGCCGCCGCTTCCTGCTCAACCTGATCTGCTTCGCGGCCTGCATCGAGGGCCTGTTCTTCTACGGCGCCTTCGCCTACGTCTACTGGTTCCGCTCGCGCGGCCTGCTGCACGGCCTGGCGACCGGCACCAACTGGGTGTTCCGCGACGAGTCCATGCACATGGACTTCGCCTTCCAGGTGGTCGACACCGTCCGCGCCGAGGAGCCCGAGCTCTGGGACGACGAGCTGAGCGCACAGGTCACCGCGATGCTGGAAGAGGCGGTCGAGGCCGAGTTGCAGTTCGCCCGCGACCTGTGCGGCGACGGCCTGCCGGGCATGAACACCGACTCCATGCGCGAGTACCTGCAGTGCGTGGCCGACCAGCGGCTGGTCCGGCTCGGCCTCCCGGTCCGCTACGGCTCGGAGAACCCGTTCGGCTTCATGGAGCTCCAGGGCGTGCAGGAGCTCACCAACTTCTTCGAACGCCGGGTCTCGGCCTACCAGGTCGCGGTCGAGGGCTCCGTCTCCTTCGACGACGACTTCTGA
- a CDS encoding ribonucleoside-diphosphate reductase subunit alpha translates to MPEAERHDSAPGATLPSQTDGPGAALLRTLTERSADLAEVDPGRVAAAALRGRSGGADYAELRGLATEAAAALIAEDPQYSRLAARLLAEEIREEAAGQGSTCFAASIAVGHREGLIGDATADYVAAHAATLDAVIDQAGDDRFEYFGLRTVYSRYLLRHPITRQVIETPQHFLLRVACGLQIGGDATSVAEVAELYRLMSRLEYLPSSPTLFNSGTRHPQMSSCYLLDSPLDELDSIYARYAQIARLSKHAGGIGLSYSRIRSRGSLIRGTNGQSNGIVPFLRTLDSSVAAVNQGGRRKGAACVYLETWHADIEEFLELRDSTGEEARRTHNLNLAHWIPDEFMRRVEADAEWSLFSPGDVPELVDLWGAEFDAAYTKAEVAGLAVRTIPARTLYARMMRTLAQTGNGWMTFKDASNRSANQTALPGRTVHSSNLCTEILEVTDDSETAVCNLGSVNLGAHLLPDGEVDWERLDRTVRTAVTFLDRVVDINFYPTPEAAASNSRWRPVGLGVMGLQDVFFKRRLDFDSAEAKELSTRLAERIMLAAYETSCELAERLGRHEAYAETRAARGQLHIDHFSTAPTWPERWTALRERVAATGLRNSLLLAIAPTATIASIAGVYECIEPQVSNLFKRETLSGEFLQVNPYLVADLKARGLWTAAARESLREANGSALEIPGLPEELKSLYRTAWELPQRALIDLAAARMPYLDQSQSLNLFLASPTIGKLSSMYAYAWKTGLKTTYYLRSRPATRIARAAQAQAAPAASAPLPIAEDEAVVACSLENPESCEACQ, encoded by the coding sequence GTGCCTGAGGCCGAGCGCCACGACTCCGCTCCCGGCGCGACCCTGCCCAGTCAGACGGACGGTCCCGGCGCGGCCCTGCTGCGGACCCTGACCGAGCGCTCCGCCGACCTGGCCGAGGTGGATCCGGGCCGGGTCGCCGCCGCCGCCCTGCGCGGCCGCAGTGGCGGCGCCGACTACGCCGAGTTGCGAGGACTGGCCACCGAGGCCGCCGCCGCGCTGATCGCCGAGGACCCGCAGTACTCCCGGCTGGCCGCCCGGCTGCTGGCCGAGGAGATCCGCGAGGAGGCCGCCGGTCAGGGCTCGACCTGCTTCGCCGCCTCGATCGCGGTCGGCCACCGCGAGGGCCTGATCGGCGACGCCACCGCCGACTACGTGGCCGCCCACGCCGCGACCCTGGACGCGGTGATCGACCAGGCGGGCGACGACCGCTTCGAGTACTTCGGCCTGCGCACGGTCTACTCCCGCTACCTGCTGCGGCACCCGATCACCCGTCAGGTCATCGAGACCCCGCAGCACTTCCTGCTCCGCGTCGCCTGCGGGCTGCAGATCGGAGGGGACGCGACCTCGGTGGCGGAGGTGGCCGAGCTGTACCGGCTGATGAGCCGGCTGGAGTACCTGCCCTCCTCGCCCACCCTGTTCAACTCCGGTACCCGGCACCCGCAGATGTCCTCCTGCTACCTGCTGGACTCCCCGCTCGACGAGCTGGACTCGATCTACGCCCGCTACGCGCAGATCGCCCGGCTGAGCAAGCACGCGGGCGGCATCGGCCTGTCGTACAGCCGGATCCGCTCGCGCGGCAGCCTGATCCGGGGCACCAACGGGCAGTCCAACGGCATCGTGCCGTTCCTGCGCACGCTGGACTCCTCGGTCGCGGCGGTGAACCAGGGCGGTCGGCGCAAGGGCGCCGCCTGCGTCTACCTGGAGACCTGGCACGCCGACATCGAGGAGTTCCTGGAGCTGCGGGACAGCACCGGCGAGGAGGCCCGGCGCACCCACAACCTCAACCTGGCGCACTGGATCCCGGACGAGTTCATGCGCCGGGTCGAGGCCGACGCCGAGTGGTCGCTGTTCTCCCCCGGCGACGTCCCGGAGCTGGTGGACCTGTGGGGCGCGGAGTTCGACGCCGCCTACACCAAGGCCGAGGTCGCCGGCCTGGCCGTGCGCACCATCCCGGCGCGCACCCTGTACGCGCGGATGATGCGCACCCTGGCGCAGACCGGCAACGGCTGGATGACCTTCAAGGACGCCTCCAACCGGTCCGCCAACCAGACCGCGCTGCCGGGCCGCACGGTGCACTCGTCCAACCTGTGCACCGAGATCCTGGAGGTCACCGACGACTCCGAGACCGCCGTCTGCAACCTCGGCTCGGTCAACCTCGGCGCGCACCTGCTGCCCGACGGCGAGGTCGACTGGGAGCGGCTGGACCGGACCGTCCGTACCGCGGTGACCTTCCTGGACCGGGTGGTGGACATCAACTTCTACCCGACCCCCGAGGCCGCCGCCTCCAACTCCCGCTGGCGGCCGGTGGGTCTGGGCGTGATGGGCCTTCAGGACGTCTTCTTCAAGCGCCGCCTGGACTTCGACTCGGCCGAGGCCAAGGAGCTGTCCACCCGGCTGGCCGAGCGGATCATGCTCGCGGCCTACGAGACCAGTTGCGAGCTGGCCGAGCGGCTGGGCCGGCACGAGGCGTACGCCGAGACCCGCGCCGCCCGGGGCCAGCTGCACATCGACCACTTCAGCACCGCCCCGACCTGGCCGGAGCGCTGGACCGCGCTGCGCGAGCGGGTGGCCGCCACCGGCCTGCGCAACTCGCTGCTGCTGGCGATCGCGCCGACCGCGACCATCGCCTCCATCGCGGGCGTGTACGAGTGCATCGAGCCGCAGGTCTCCAACCTGTTCAAGCGGGAGACCCTGAGCGGCGAGTTCCTCCAGGTCAACCCGTACCTGGTGGCCGACCTCAAGGCGCGCGGGCTGTGGACCGCCGCCGCCCGCGAGTCGCTGCGCGAGGCCAACGGGTCGGCGCTGGAGATCCCCGGCCTGCCGGAGGAGCTGAAGTCGCTCTACCGCACGGCCTGGGAGCTGCCGCAGCGCGCGCTGATCGACCTGGCGGCGGCCCGGATGCCGTACCTCGACCAGAGCCAGTCGCTGAACCTCTTCCTGGCCTCGCCCACCATCGGCAAGCTCAGCTCGATGTACGCCTACGCCTGGAAGACCGGCCTGAAGACCACGTACTACCTGCGCTCCCGACCGGCGACCCGGATCGCCCGCGCCGCCCAGGCCCAGGCCGCCCCCGCCGCGTCCGCGCCCCTTCCGATCGCCGAGGACGAAGCAGTGGTCGCCTGCTCCCTCGAAAACCCCGAGTCCTGCGAGGCCTGCCAGTAA